The following DNA comes from Taeniopygia guttata chromosome 20, bTaeGut7.mat, whole genome shotgun sequence.
GAACAGCATTCCCAGCCTGGGACGGGAACTGGGATAAAGATCGGCATTCCCGGCCTGGGACGGGAACCGGGATAAAGATCGGCATTCCCAGCCTCCTACGGGAACCGGGATAAGGAACGGCATTCCTGGCCTCGTATGGGAACGGGGATAAAGATCGGCACTCCCGGCCTGGTACGAGAACGGGGGTCAAAGAACTGAATTCCCGGCCTCGTACGGGAACCGGGACAGGGAACGGCATTCCCAAAGAGCCAGCACTCTCAAAGCAAATGGGGGCAACAGGCAAAGTGTTTATATTTGCCGATACTCAACTTCACATCCAAACAATTCCTAAAAAATCGGCATTGCTGGATTGACGGTGAAATCCCCAAGTGGACTTTCCTTGTTACGAGGCTGGTTCTGAGTGGTTGCACCAGTACACGCTATTGTTGTCATATTTCTACTTCAAGCTATATAatcatttcagaggaaaaatttTTGATAGAATCCCGTAGATGAGAAGGATTTGCCCACAGGGACATGAGACTTTAGTTACAAAATAAGCATTTTATGGCCAAAATCTGTGTAGATCGTGACAAAGTAACCAACACTTTAATGCtacattacttttaaaataagttgGGCCAGATTTTAATCAAGTCACACAACAACTGCCatttagtaaaataaaaacaagtcaAATTTATTCTTTGTATAAAACAAGAGAAGCAAATTAGGCAGACAAGAACTTGGCTATGTACctagaagaaaaccaaaaaatgaGAAGACTCCTAGTGCCTCACCTTGAAGGCAATACTGAGAGATCAAGAAGtaattcttctttttattaaCTGATAGTTAATATAGTGAAACAAATTCAGTACCATTTCAGCCTGCTTCATTCACCATTTAACAGGTGTGTGTTGACTATAATTTGTCTTTTGACAACACAAAAATAGTAACTTCATCAAATCTCAATGTTCTAGCATACAAAAGATAAACATTACAATGTCAGCAAGATTCTTGCATTGTAGAACAAAACGAACATTTTGGAAAACCAATTCCATTCACATCTActaaaactgcttttaaaaaaataaataattaagtaCAAACCTCACTGTCACACACTACTGTATTACAAATGGATGAAGCAACACCTCCATGTtcaggcacagctcagctgatCCCTTACAAAACCATGTGTCATCACCAGATATTCTATTTAGGACACTTTTAATTATTTGGGCCAATTTTCACTTATGGTTAAAAAATGTTACATCAGAAAGGGTGAAATTAGGTTCCTCCAGCAAAGAGAGCAACAGAACACTTCAAATGCAGTGGTCacctgcatttaaaataattttactttgcTGAACCAACAAATTGATACATTTGATACAAATGGAAGGGAAATGGCCAAACATTATCCACAGATGGTCTGTAACAATCACAGACAGCAGAAAACGCAATCCCACACTTAGAGAAATCACCTCTGGGTGATGGTCCAAGGCGCTGTGCCCCACGGGGCACTTTCCACGAGCTGTGCTGACTCAGAGTGTGCTGCTGGTTTGAAATGCAGCGCTGGCACTGTCACACCCACCCTCCCCACTGCCAGCTTTGTCcccacacctgggcacctcGCTGCTGCCCAGAAAACCCCCCAGGAGAGACAAAGCCAAAGCGCAAATTCCTCAAATACTGGCTCAGGTATCTTTTACTCCTCTGAAAGTTTATGTAGCGACTGTGCCGCTCCTTGTTTttgctgctccctcctcccaTCCCAGAGTTTGTCACTGCTCCTCAGCTCTATGTCCTGCGTCGTTTGGCGGCGCTGGGACTTGAGGGGTTGCTGTTGGCATTTAGAACCTTCTCGGTGACTCTGTTGCGCTTCCTCTTATCAGACCCTTCTTTGGATCCAGGATCTGATgaagttttctctttctctttgctgcttggcttttctgttgtttttcctAAACTTCCAGAGGGTGCAAAAACTGAAATAGGACCAAAGTAATGATTCCAGATCAGAGTCATACACATAGGCAAACAAGAGTGATATCAAACTTCTTTATATTCCATAAAACTTCTCAAAACAATCGACTCTCAGCATACTTGTCCATCATTTAAGTCTTACTTTCAGTTCTAAAGGAAAAATCTCTGAGAAAGGCACATCTTGCTTTTATTATTTGCTTTAAAGACAGGCATATATTTTGACAGGCTAAAAATCAAACTCTTTAAGTGGAATTAAACAGcacttaatattaaaataattaaaaggaaCACTTACAGAAACATAGGACCAATCTATGGAATTTATAATCAACAGGAGTCATTACATTTGGTACCAtagataatttaaaaactgaacacccaaaaatttaatatattttaaaatacattttaaatctTTTATTACAGTCTTTAAACACCACTTATTCAGTGATATAAATATGATGAAATTATATAGTTAGCAGTTGGCTTGGTCTGTTAAGATAAATAGCAGGATCTCTACTGTTCACATTTGACTTGTTCTACAGCAAAGTGTTAGGAAAACAAgccttttatttaaaagcagcaagataatgagaataaaataaaataagcactCTGCCCACCTTCCCATTTCAGCACGCAATTTTACAATCTCTTTTGATTTATAGGCCCTATTTCCCCCATGACTACAAAGTTCCCAACACAGAGCATTTAAGTTCAAAAAAATCAGACTCAGCTTTCTTCCAGAGATCCTCAGATTCCTCCAGACTCCCAGGGGTTTGTCAAGTACatattaaagcaaaaaatctCCAAAGCTATACAACTTTGTACAGATGAATTAGGagcaaaaaagaaatcttttcaaTAAGCAGCTGCTTACTCTGTGCACTATTAGTCAAGTTCTTAGCAGGAGCACAGGCTAAGTCTGAGTACAAATCACACAGTACAGTGCATTTGGATTTACATTTTAACATTAATTTCTCAATTACAGTTGGTTTTTAATCTCGTATTACACAGTAGAGAGTTACAAAATTACCTTCTTCAGGACCTGCATGCGTTTCCATCTCTTCTTTTAAAACTTCCTCTTTCACTTCTTCTTCCATCATTACTTTTCCTACAGAAAGGATTGTTAGCATTAGTTAGATGGTTTTAATGAACCACgtgatttttttctggattagTAGCCTCTGCATATTTGTATGTTTGCAAATAGTCCATGCAACGCTCAGCAGTAATTCAGTGccaaaaaattattattaacatGAAAAAGTGAAATGCTGCATAGGCAAAACATATTGCAATGTCTTATCTGTGCTAAGattttacactgaatttttaaagtttaatgtACCTCATAATTGAGAAGCATTCCACTGAAGTTTAAAATATCCCAGGAAGTCTTTGGCAGGTGCTTGAATTTTCTAGTTCTTACTTTGTATAACATACATCAGCTAAATTTCAAAATCCTGCTCTCACTGTTCAATCTGAGATTTCTGTCAAACTCCTGTACATTTCTATTAGATTTGACAATACATGCTTTCTGGggggaattttttaaaaattctgagaTGAGAATAAAGCAACCAGGAATCAGAAACTGCAATCACATCTCACCTTCTCTCACTTCTTGAATCATTTCGTCAGGAAGAGCAAAATTCTTCTCTATATTAGGGAATGGAAGAATCTCAGATTCATgcttagaaagaaaagaaggatcTCTGTGAGTGACTGGTAAAGActttaatttgaattttgacATGCAATCTCAAGTTCTATTTTACATGCAATTAGGagctaaataattttaaacaagaCACTTCAGATGTTAGAGAATCAGGAGGCTTCTGATATCAAACTGATTACTGAGGTCAGGATACTTGAGATCACAACTCACCATCATTTGAGATCATTTTTGGAACTCAAACATAGCAAATTCTTATGTACACAATGATAACGTTCTCCTTTGACACTTACATATGTATATAAACATTTTCTGGATCAGCATTTAGGTAACTTTACTAAACAAAGTCAGAACATGgtatcaaaaaaaccccaaaaaaccctcacaagCCACTGCAGGCTTTATTGTCTCCTATCTAATCTACTTTTATCAGGGAAAACCCAATCAACTCACTGGAATGACACCTAATTCTAAGTACCATGAAAGGCACGACAGGCCCAGTGATTTTGGCCTGGCAAAACTCTGAACTCCATGAAACCATGTGGCAGCACCAACCCTTTATACTCACAAGAGCCTGCATATCATACATGGTGCTCAGATGGTCCCAGATCACTTTGGATGAGATCTGCCGTCCGATATTCTGGCTGAATTTATCCCGGATGCAAATCATGTGGAAATGGCGATTCACACCTGGGGGAAGAACCCAGTGCAATTAACACTGCTGACAGTTTTAGTTATGACACTTAGAGATATAAAGAaacttatttatttacttatgaATTAGAAAAGCCATGTTGTTACAAGGAATCCACACATTACCAGGAGAGACAGTCGGCAGCTGGGCAGGCTGATCTTTCACCCTACACTGCGGGTGCTGTTCTCTAGGGAGCTGAGAGTGTCCCTGCGGCTAATTCTAACACAGACAGAGTTTTTAGAGGGGCTGTGTGAGAAACATCCCAAGGGACGTATAGGgagggctgtgcccagttctgggctcctgacTACAAGACAGACACAGAGCTCCTGGTGTGGCTCCACTGAGAGAAGGAATTGGAGCATCCCTCTGACaatgaaaaggagagaaagcTGGGTCTGTTCAGTCTCAGAAGAGATGTCTAAGAGGGAACCTCAAACAATGTTTATGAATATCTAAAAGGgggtgccaagaggatggaTCCAGACTCTGCTTAGTGGTGCAGAGCAATAGGACATAAAGCAAcgggcagaaactgatgcacaggaagctCCAACCTGAACACGAGcaagaacttctttactgcGAACACTGGAACACACTGCCCAGAGAGACTGCGGAGCCTCCCTCACTGGATTTATCCCAGCTCGGCCCGCACACAatgctgtgccatgtgctctgcagTGACCCTCCAAGCAGCACGACCCGCTCTGAGACGCTCGCACGGCGGGTgcggggcccggccgggcccggcgctcCCTCCCGCAggccccgccgcagccccgcgggcccggcccggctgcgggggccgccggagccgcccggagcccccgcccggccccgccgctcccggagGCCGCGGCCCACGCTCACCTACGGGCTTGTGGCCCAGCATGGCGTGGAACAGGCACACCTCCACCTCCGGGCTCCACACCACCGCCGCCTCCTCCGCCGGCGCGCCGGGCTCCGggccggccgccgccgccgccgcggccgcaACAGCGGCAGCGaccgccgcggccgccccgggcccggccgcgggcagcggcggcttctcCACGGCGGCGGCCGAGCCGCCCTCCGCCTCGCTCAtccccgccgcgccgcgcccgcagcggctcctgccggccgggaGCCGGGCACggccgcgccggggccgggctgggggcgGGGGAGCTTCGGCGGGGCCCCGCAGGTTCGGGAGGGCTCCTCCGGACGGGGAACCCCGCGGTCGCAGCGCcggaggcggcgggcgggcagcaCCGGCGGCCGAGCAGCACCGGCGCTCGAACAGCACCGGCGGGCGGCCCTGAGGAGCGGCGAGGCCGCGGCTCTGCCCGGCAGGAGGCTCGTGGGTTTCTGTGAGCACCGTTAGGCAGCGCTGGGAAGAGCAGTACGGGAAAGGCTGGCGGGGCTCTGAAGTGCCCCCGGGGCTCTGGGAAGGGCCTGACGGAGCGCGGTGCTGTGTCAGGGTGCGCTGCAATGTCCACGGGCTccgcagggctctgctctgcattttgagatccctggggctgggctggcggtcagccctgctgcccaggtAGCCTCGGCCACCCCAGTGCTTGCCCTCTTGGTCTGTGAAGTCTTGGCCTGCTCAGCATTTATCCCCATGGCCTGTCCTTGTCTGGCACGAGGAGCTGCCACAGTGAAGGATGTCCCAAGCGCTGCGACCcccctggctgctcctccttgtCACAACAGGATCGTTTTATATCAAATATCAACCTGGCACTCATGCTTAACAAATAACTGTGCCTGGCTTGGTTACAAAATGCAGATCCTACCAGCTTTACCCGTCTTttaagatgtaaaaaaaaatataaatttgtttGGGAAGAAAGGGAACATATTACTCCCTTGGTGATAAGGGGTTTTTGCCTTGTTAGGTATAATTAGACACACAAGCATGAAATAGGACTGCTGTTGCTTAGGTGATAGGGCTTTCCAATTGCTCACTCCTCACTTGAAGATTTAATCCATTTTGTGACATTAAAAAGATTTCAACAGCAAATAATGATCACGTCATATGCAAGGAATGAGTGTTCTGAGTGAATAATAAAGCAGTGGGGGCAAACACTCACAAGCAGAGATattattttcatgcaaattatccaaataataaaaagcaggaaggggaaaatgcaattttctgtAATTGAACTTTCTGTACCTGTTCATACCCAAAGAGCTGACTCGTATCATTGTTTTGGGCTTGATGTAGTTAATACCCCAAACAGGTTAATCTAACATTAAATAAACATTTGAAATAAGTTAAACCCAGAACCTCATGTGTGAAGCCTTGAGAAGTTTGGTTGTGTGAATCCTGGATGTGGATGCCTGGGTACAAATCCTCTTTTCCAGTGGGGTTCAGTCTGACCTCTTAGAATGGAAAGGATTCTGTGCCTCCAGTTTGGCTTAGATGCTGTTGAAGTTCTCCAGGAACAGCTTTCTTTGAGAGCTCCAGAGTGACCAGAGATCTTGCTGGAACGACTTCTCTATATCAAGAGCACAGGAATCTCAGAATTATTCCTTctgcctgctgtcactgctgtacctgggtcctggctgtgctgggcctgccttcacacagctcagccttcaCACCGATTTCCTCGTTTTGAGCCAAAATTACCTATCCACAGGACTTTGCCAATCTCAAACACAGGTCCTCATGTTTTTgcagttaaacccagccctAAATCTCAGCCCTGTTTAATCTTCCAGTTTTTATTtgatctgtgctgctgcctggtcTTCAGCTGCTACTGAGAGAAAGGCTTATGATTTCCTGTGATGGCTGCACAGCAGGAGGAAATCATCTCCTGAACAACTAAATCCCTGTTTCCATACATGTTTCTAGACATAGAAAAATGAGgggagaaaggaaagcaaataaattttcAGAGTGTAAAAATTGTTCCCCAGTAGAACAGTTTTCAAAGTTTTGCAGGAATAACTTATTTTTAAGCTTGTGTGAGACACTGAGTTTCAGCACTCATCTGTCACATTATGCTCCTACTTAAAGACATCAAGAGGGAATAACTGTGTCAACTCAGACAGCAATTTTTATGTCACTAACTTTTATGGCTAAAAAAAGTAACATGTGAAACAGAGTATGAAAAAAACTGATGTCTacctctgaaaataaaacagcatcTGAAAACAATTCAATTCAGTACAATAATATTAGTGCAACAGGAGCAGTATGTGCACAAACTGGCTGCTATTTTGTTTCcatcagaaataatttctgtctgTCTAAATTCCCTTGTCACGTTCAATGCTTCTAGGAAACATATGGGAGCCTATAATAATGCCACGTACAGCCTCCACCTGGATCTTGACCAGAGTTTAATTTTTCCCTCATTAAATTTgactgggttgttttttttttttgtgctttttttccccagtcaccgaacagatttttcagaaaaatttgcACTTCTCCCATTCAACTTTAAATTCTACTTTTGAGTTTAAGCAGATATGGGCTGTGTAAGAAgtgcattattttatttcttcatttttctccctACTCTTTAGGCTGCTTAAAATTCTCTGTGGTTTTTGTGTCACCTAAGGGTGCTGAGCCCTTGGCTGGATCAGTGTTTCCCCCACCAGAAGATGATCAGTAATTTCCTAAGACTTTGCAACAACTGAGAAATCTGCCTGGCATTTGGCATTCTCCCTAGAAGTGTTGGATTTCTGGGATAAGCAATATGGCTACAACTATTTCTGTCATTATTTTAGAACACCATGTGCTAGTGCCCttaacaaagcaaaaatttcaTTCCAAGTCCTGTAATTTTTGGTGTGCCTCATGAACATTTGTAAAAGAGTATCATCTGCCTACTTTTGCATTAAACCAAATCTATTAACCTTTGCTGAGGGTGCTTTAGAACTTCTTGAATATGGAGTCTAACAGGATTTTTCTTACACAGGTAAGAAGTACATGGAGAAGTACGTTTTTCTGGAGCTTCTTCCTGCAACAAATTCCTCTCAGATCCATAAATCCTCCTACAAAATAAGTAACTTCCATACCTTGGCACATTCCAgtatttctgaataaaatacCCTGCATGACTTAGGAGGACCTCCTGAAGAGAAGAGTGCTGATGTGATTTGTAAGCTTTAGCTGTACtttcaaaatccattttttttttagtgtgaaATCTGTGGGAAGTTTTGCTTTAACAGAGCTGCCCGGGGAATTTTCCAAAACTAGGAGCCTGTTTATTTTACATATCTTTTAATAAATCAGTGAAGATAGTTTGATATGGGGATGGTTTTCTCTCTATTATAAGATAAAGCGGTCTGTTGTTAAAGTCTTAGCACAAAGCCCCTTAGAGCAGCATTGCCTCTTCCAGAtaattaccttttttctttgcttaaaGGTGTATTAGATTATATTAAACAAGGACATTGAATGGAAAATTCACTCTCAAGATCTGCTCTGCACGGTTTCTTACAGGTGCAAAAGAGGGAATTTAAATCACAATGAGGGTGAAGCAGCAAGGCTGAGGGCAGCAGCTGTCAAACAGGGGATCCACTCTGCTCCAACATATGTTCTCAAACTGAATTTTTCCCTTGTGATCATTTGTGCTCGttctcccagcagagagaggcTTCATATTAGGTGGGCATCAGATGGCAAACGTTGGCAAAGTAGATGGAAACAGTGCAAATAATTATCTCTGAGCATGCACAGAGGTGTTTGttactgctgctgttttgctttaaaatatccCAGCACAGAGGGGATTGGAGAAGGAAAAGCCATTTACTGATTTTTCAGTTTGATAAATCCATCATACCCCAGGCTTACGGAGAGGCAGAAAGATAAACCAGTGGATTTATAACAAACAAGCTCAAGGTGAGCACAAGGATCAATTCCTGAATCCTTGGCTAGCCCAAGCCAACATCAGAGTATGTTTTACTGAAGGTGATTTTTACTGATTGTACCTGTCAGCCAAACTAAACTCCCATTTGCCCAGCTGGTCAGGACAGATCCAGAAGGAATTCCCTTCCTTGACAATTTCAACATTTGATTAGCTCATCCTTTCTTCTCAGgggcttttaatttttttttttttttaaactacaaCTACTAATTAGTAAAGTAACAAAGAGGCAGCATGGGCAGAGAGGATCTCCAGAGGGGAAGCAGGGGAGCAGTAACCCTGCCTAGCTGGCACTGGAACCACAGCCACACTCAGCTGTCGCTGTGGCG
Coding sequences within:
- the MRGBP gene encoding MRG/MORF4L-binding protein, whose amino-acid sequence is MSEAEGGSAAAVEKPPLPAAGPGAAAAVAAAVAAAAAAAAGPEPGAPAEEAAVVWSPEVEVCLFHAMLGHKPVGVNRHFHMICIRDKFSQNIGRQISSKVIWDHLSTMYDMQALHESEILPFPNIEKNFALPDEMIQEVREGKVMMEEEVKEEVLKEEMETHAGPEEVFAPSGSLGKTTEKPSSKEKEKTSSDPGSKEGSDKRKRNRVTEKVLNANSNPSSPSAAKRRRT